In Triticum aestivum cultivar Chinese Spring chromosome 5B, IWGSC CS RefSeq v2.1, whole genome shotgun sequence, the following proteins share a genomic window:
- the LOC123113769 gene encoding uncharacterized protein isoform X1 translates to MPVEAASSSDEEEEEEMAALSDWEMAAEEGTDFFTDWAMEGTAVFPDWAMLDRIGRTRCHKDLDAARRVVNKNKTAAQLRIDHGRSCYVSFTLAAPPKGVSYLNLHWPMRECSDTKPPAYPFVRATDKDLVLFDIDILSRICAPSDLFVYTAAGPSPSVQLLPRYTEDRRRKRRLFLMDKFSTGILRLSEKRYIVADLSVLDGALFVFDSSQTEEWTIIPIMPGLIRWHAPKQKQSSGKLPKLWSTDDVLALDDRFLCWVDYFSGVLLSDFSSTRGSPPLHFVPFPGEKEYPEELRVSRHFPGRFRSVSISQGKMRFVHIDNDFHETIHDDDDSPWHQLPRITSQGQQHKGPQKITIWTLNSDKFSWEQHAMINLDGLWAQRCYKALDIQQRLPEFPVVSVDDPDVLCCLLREKEFGGKGWMSVIDMKLAKLQACTQYINRRSYCAECKDAGCAECVDDKNDFPNMPLLPTVFSSKHLERPTGDGPSDCLLHPVMHNPTSFARGLLSGLHVS, encoded by the exons ATGCCCGTCGAAGCCGCGTCAAgctcggatgaggaggaggaggaggagatggccgcccTCTCCGATTGGGAGATGGCGGCGGAGGAGGGGACCGATTTCTTCACCGATTGGGCGATGGAGGGGACCGCCGTCTTCCCCGATTGGGCGATGCTGGATCGCATCGGCCGCACCCGCTGCCACAAGGACCTAGACGCTGCTCGTCGGGTTGTCAACAAGAACAAGACCGCCGCTCAACTCCGCATTGACCACGGCCGCTCCTGCTACGTGTCCTTCACCCTCGCGGCTCCTCCAAAAGGGGTCTCCTACCTCAACCTCCACTGGCCGATGCGAGAATGCTCCGACACCAAGCCCCCCGCCTATCCCTTCGTCCGGGCAACCGACAAGGACCTCGTCCTCTTCGACATCGACATCCTGAGCCGGATTTGCGCCCCGTCAGATCTGTTCGTCTACACGGCCGCCGGTCCTTCCCCCTCGGTGCAGTTGCTCCCCCGGTACACCGAGGACAGGAGGAGGAAAAGGCGGTTGTTCCTGATGGATAAATTCTCCACAGGCATCCTGCGGCTCTCGGAGAAGCGCTACATCGTTGCCGACCTCAGTGTCCTGGATGGTGCACTCTTCGTCTTCGACTCCTCCCAGACTGAAGAGTGGACAATCATCCCCATTATGCCTGGCCTGATACGTTGGCACGCACCCAAGCAGAAGCAGAGCAGTGGCAAGCTCCCCAAGCTCTGGTCAACTGACGATGTGCTCGCTCTCGACGACCGTTTCCTGTGCTGGGTTGACTACTTCAGCGGTGTCCTGCTATCTGACTTCTCTTCCACTAGAGGTTCCCCGCCCCTCCACTTCGTACCTTTCCCTGGAGAAAAAGAATACCCTGAAGAGCTACGGGTCTCAAGGCACTTCCCTGGGAGGTTCCGAAGTGTGTCCATTAGCCAAGGCAAGATGCGCTTTGTCCACATTGACAATGACTTCCATGAGACAATCCACGATGATGATGACTCGCCATGGCATCAGCTTCCTCGCATAACAAGCCAAGGGCAGCAGCATAAGGGTCCCCAAAAAATCACCATTTGGACTTTGAACTCCGACAAATTCAGTTGGGAGCAACATGCCATGATCAACCTGGATGGTCTATGGGCGCAACGTTGTTACAAAGCTCTGGACATACAGCAGCGTCTTCCCGAGTTCCCAGTCGTCAGTGTGGATGACCCGGATGTTCTATGCTGCCTGTTAAGGGAGAAGGAATTTGGTGGCAAGGGGTGGATGAGCGTGATTGACATGAAGCTTGCGAAACTGCAGGCATGTACTCAATATATCAATCGACGGTCCTACTGTGCTGAGTGCAAGGATGCGGGCTGTGCTGAGTGTGTGGATGACAAAAACGATTTCCCTAATATGCCCCTACTTCCAACTGTCTTCTCCTCCAAACACCTTGAAAGGCCAACTG GCGACGGGCCTTCCGACTGTCTTCTACATCCTGTCATGCATAATCCGACGTCCTTTGCACGTGGACTGTTGTCGGGACTCCATGTATCTTGA
- the LOC123113769 gene encoding uncharacterized protein isoform X2: protein MPVEAASSSDEEEEEEMAALSDWEMAAEEGTDFFTDWAMEGTAVFPDWAMLDRIGRTRCHKDLDAARRVVNKNKTAAQLRIDHGRSCYVSFTLAAPPKGVSYLNLHWPMRECSDTKPPAYPFVRATDKDLVLFDIDILSRICAPSDLFVYTAAGPSPSVQLLPRYTEDRRRKRRLFLMDKFSTGILRLSEKRYIVADLSVLDGALFVFDSSQTEEWTIIPIMPGLIRWHAPKQKQSSGKLPKLWSTDDVLALDDRFLCWVDYFSGVLLSDFSSTRGSPPLHFVPFPGEKEYPEELRVSRHFPGRFRSVSISQGKMRFVHIDNDFHETIHDDDDSPWHQLPRITSQGQQHKGPQKITIWTLNSDKFSWEQHAMINLDGLWAQRCYKALDIQQRLPEFPVVSVDDPDVLCCLLREKEFGGKGWMSVIDMKLAKLQACTQYINRRSYCAECKDAGCAECVDDKNDFPNMPLLPTVFSSKHLERPTGVALDNDKVATRLSSKSARFVPKRRKCAA, encoded by the exons ATGCCCGTCGAAGCCGCGTCAAgctcggatgaggaggaggaggaggagatggccgcccTCTCCGATTGGGAGATGGCGGCGGAGGAGGGGACCGATTTCTTCACCGATTGGGCGATGGAGGGGACCGCCGTCTTCCCCGATTGGGCGATGCTGGATCGCATCGGCCGCACCCGCTGCCACAAGGACCTAGACGCTGCTCGTCGGGTTGTCAACAAGAACAAGACCGCCGCTCAACTCCGCATTGACCACGGCCGCTCCTGCTACGTGTCCTTCACCCTCGCGGCTCCTCCAAAAGGGGTCTCCTACCTCAACCTCCACTGGCCGATGCGAGAATGCTCCGACACCAAGCCCCCCGCCTATCCCTTCGTCCGGGCAACCGACAAGGACCTCGTCCTCTTCGACATCGACATCCTGAGCCGGATTTGCGCCCCGTCAGATCTGTTCGTCTACACGGCCGCCGGTCCTTCCCCCTCGGTGCAGTTGCTCCCCCGGTACACCGAGGACAGGAGGAGGAAAAGGCGGTTGTTCCTGATGGATAAATTCTCCACAGGCATCCTGCGGCTCTCGGAGAAGCGCTACATCGTTGCCGACCTCAGTGTCCTGGATGGTGCACTCTTCGTCTTCGACTCCTCCCAGACTGAAGAGTGGACAATCATCCCCATTATGCCTGGCCTGATACGTTGGCACGCACCCAAGCAGAAGCAGAGCAGTGGCAAGCTCCCCAAGCTCTGGTCAACTGACGATGTGCTCGCTCTCGACGACCGTTTCCTGTGCTGGGTTGACTACTTCAGCGGTGTCCTGCTATCTGACTTCTCTTCCACTAGAGGTTCCCCGCCCCTCCACTTCGTACCTTTCCCTGGAGAAAAAGAATACCCTGAAGAGCTACGGGTCTCAAGGCACTTCCCTGGGAGGTTCCGAAGTGTGTCCATTAGCCAAGGCAAGATGCGCTTTGTCCACATTGACAATGACTTCCATGAGACAATCCACGATGATGATGACTCGCCATGGCATCAGCTTCCTCGCATAACAAGCCAAGGGCAGCAGCATAAGGGTCCCCAAAAAATCACCATTTGGACTTTGAACTCCGACAAATTCAGTTGGGAGCAACATGCCATGATCAACCTGGATGGTCTATGGGCGCAACGTTGTTACAAAGCTCTGGACATACAGCAGCGTCTTCCCGAGTTCCCAGTCGTCAGTGTGGATGACCCGGATGTTCTATGCTGCCTGTTAAGGGAGAAGGAATTTGGTGGCAAGGGGTGGATGAGCGTGATTGACATGAAGCTTGCGAAACTGCAGGCATGTACTCAATATATCAATCGACGGTCCTACTGTGCTGAGTGCAAGGATGCGGGCTGTGCTGAGTGTGTGGATGACAAAAACGATTTCCCTAATATGCCCCTACTTCCAACTGTCTTCTCCTCCAAACACCTTGAAAGGCCAACTG GGGTGGCATTGGACAACGACAAGGTTGCAACTCGTCTTTCAAGTAAGTCTGCAAGGTTTGTTCCAAAGAGGCGTAAGTGTGCAGCGTAA